One Oncorhynchus keta strain PuntledgeMale-10-30-2019 chromosome 22, Oket_V2, whole genome shotgun sequence DNA window includes the following coding sequences:
- the mterf2 gene encoding transcription termination factor 2, mitochondrial: MDSTKMCLPHLTRPLCIREVQKAALINVHIGAQGTDLINPGGLGTAENQVTVEALYDLSVDIQKIHQLKGWVLHQSPAYVSEMASMLQDIGAEGLVNAWVLELYPEAVLGVRPRAVEIHLTHLTWIIETFLASFFTCSSHHANQRANIDYFQFAPEQAHRHKADGQHPQSFRCPVGQSEEIIHLELRGDATNMKIWLQKLLSQNPFVLLKPSEVLSRDKGLRHR; the protein is encoded by the exons ATggattcaaccaaaatgtgtcttccacatttaacccgaCCCCTCTGTATCAGAGAGGTGCAGaaggctgccttaatcaacgtcCACATCGGTGCCcaaggaaca GACCTTATCAACCCCGGGGGGTTGGGCACAGCAGAGAACCAGGTGACCGTGGAAGCCCTCTATGACCTCTCAGTGGACATCCAGAAGATCCACCAGCTCAAGGGTTGGGTCCTGCACCAGAGCCCTGCCTACGTGAGTGAGATGGCCAGCATGCTGCAAGACATTGGGGCAGAGGGCCTCGTGAACGCCTGGGTCCTTGAGCTTTACCCCGAGGCAGTCCTCGGGGTAAGGCCCAGAGCTGTGGAGATCCATCTGACCCATCTGACTTGGATCATTGAGACGTTCCTTGCCTCCTTCTTCACCTGCTCCAGCCATCACGCCAACCAGAGGGCCAACATCGACTACTTCCAGTTTGCACCAGAACAAGCGCATCGTCACAAAGCTGATGGCCAGCACCCCCAGAGTTTCAGATGCCCTGTGGGGCAGAGCGAGGAAATTATCCACCTGGAGCTGAGGGGCGATGCGACCAACATGAAGATCTGGCTGCAGAAGCTGCTCAGTCAGAACCCCTTCGTGCTCCTCAAGCCCTCAGAGGTCCTGAGCCGAGACAAGGGACTTCGCCACCGCTGA